A stretch of DNA from Kwoniella mangroviensis CBS 8507 chromosome 1 map unlocalized Ctg01, whole genome shotgun sequence:
AAAATTCATTCCTACCCACGATCACTTTCACTTTACCTGGCATGCTTGCATCAGGTAGAAAAGTAGGATGTACATCTATCactacatcttcttctccttcctcttgtcTTTGGGAGTCTGAGGTCGTTTGTCGATTCaacatatcttcttcgaaccCCTCTCTGACCGATCCTCGCTGTGTACGCTCGTTGTATGACGAGGAGCTTATCTCGTCAGCGGAGTGAGACTGATGCCATCTACCTAGGAAGTTCTGTCTGGGCGAAGGAAGCGGTGAAGAGGGGACATGAGCATGATGATGCCGCGAAGTGGATGCGTGGGCTAGTTGAGGATGGGCGGgtgaacgaggtgagttgcgGGAAATCAATAAGtgggatggattggatatcgACATGATGGCACTCTTTTCAcatacagatgatcaacctgttaGTGACAAAGGATATAAGGAGATGTtagatgattgatgggaatATATACGAtatgtgatgagatgagatgtgagtgaaaccgaggagaaagggaagatgagtttggaGGTGGACCAAGCGAGTGGAGGTACTTTATAcaacatccttctctctccccTCCATGACCCTTTCGTCTTCACTTTCACATGTCCACTTGGAAGCACTGAAGATGTCTCTGCTATCGGGATCAATACAGGTAAGCTTACAGTGGTTTGGAACTGGACATCACAGCTGACCCGCTGTGCATTTACTTTAGCCTCCCTTGTTGTCCCTTCTATCCTCGACCTCGGctccttccctttctcccCTCTTCCGTGCCGTGACCGACGAATCCAAAGACTCATATATAGTCTCACTATCCGATTCCTCACCAGCTCAAGCACCTGGATCTTCACGATCCGTTCCGCATACTCAACCGAAAGGATGTATCTTACACGACGTAGTGCatatccaatcttccaatcctcgACAAACATACATTCAAGCTGGTTGTTCGCTAAGCGAATATCGAAAGAGACTGGAAAAAGGGAAAGCaagggatgatggagggCTTCCATTGGGTATAGAATTACCTTGTATGGGTCTACAAGTGAAAAGGTTGGGTAGGAGACATATGAGCTTCGAAGTCGGTATAGTGGATAATAGAGGTAGGGAAGGTTCAGTGAGACTCTCAAgtttcaaggtgagtcatcaccACAACTTTTCGCCTTATCCTATGATCTGAGCTTATGATTTATATGTGTTGGTAGAAGAATCCAACTGTGCATCCTCATCGCTCTCCAGcattgatccatcttcctttacAACTGCCTCAACAGACTCCTTCGACATTGACCCCGTGGGTCCACATACCGGTCAGCCTCGCACCTCTGATCCAGCTCTTTCATAGCCTCCCTAGACCTCAGCGGCATGCTTCggatgatggcgatgatgacgatgaggatagtagaaagcgaagaaaagTGGCAGAATTACCTAGTGGGACCTTCGCGAGCGTAAGCTACGTAAGGGTTTATGCAAATTGCAGAGTCAGAAGGATATGGTTTGTAAGTTGTCTTGACCGTTTCCAACGACCTgcagatgctgatgaaggttCCAGTCTGTAGATGGGGAAAGGACGATCCAAGGTATGGGTAAGGGTGTGAGGGATGAGTGGGAATTGTATGCGGCGGATGAGATGGCCTAGCGTTCTATTGGTGTACTCATATCACGGCGCCATTCTATGGCGCCATAATAATGACGAcaagcttcttctttcatcttattCGCTACACTTGTCatgttgtatgcatatatctATGGTCAAAAGAGAGCACCTCTCGGGCGATGTAACGAGTGACTAGCTACAGTGCCACCACTGGCGTGAACCTGAGTCACCTGAATATCTTTGGGCGGTGATTTTCACGATTTTATCCGAGAATGTTGAATGCATCCatccttgaccttgaacaTCTCGGCCATCTGAATCCTTGCATTTTCTCGAGACATATAGCATAGAGATCGCTTTTCATAGCATCATCGTATACCAAAAAAAAGCCAAGATGTCACGCCTACCCCGACTTACCCGATTCGTACGATACTTGCATACCGAAGGACGGCAGATCGACCACCAAGGACCTACCGTCACTCCTCCAACTCACGGACACATTCCTTCTTCAGTATCAACCATCGAACCTCCCATCCCAACGCCAGAAGTGGTTGATACCAGTCCGTTTGTCGAATCCGCTCGACCAACACATACCTCCAAGGGTAAAATCATACCGAGAAGGCCAGCTAGATCTATTCCAGTCGCATTGCCAAATGGCGATCCCGAACCTTCGAGTTATCCACCTCCAAAAGAATATTATGATAATATAGATTCCAACAAGAGGGGCAAACACCCCTTATGGCAGTTCTTCCATTTACCTACCCCTGCGAAAGCCAGAATCCCACCCTTACAGAATAAATCTCCATCTGATATGGGTAGTTTGGAAATTCTTATCAGGGATGATGCGAATTTACATAGTGGTGAGTCTTGCCTTACATGTTTTTTTGCGATTTGCATCCCTGCGTTGCGTGTTTGTGGTCATTTTTGTGGTCTTGACGAACAAGATTCTCAAGTTTCATcaatacctcatcatcctcttgatgatctgtcCTCGAGTCCTCGAACCCTCTATCTGTGTGTGGTGATAACTATAAGACTGATCTTTTCACTACACCAATAGGTCGATCATGGACAGCAGCTGAACTCCGACAAAAGTCGTTCCAGGACTTGCATACGTTATGGTACGTCTtattgaaggagagaaaCGTATTGGCTACtcagagggaagagaggagaaggttgGGCATTGGACACAGAGTGGATGGTGAATTATTGACCAAACGAGCGTTCAGAGTGAGTTTACACATCGGTATTACCGTATCAATCTACCCATTCACAATGAGCCAGTCGATCCAGTCTCTGCCATCTCAGTGATAAGGGTATATGACTCACTTAGTGACTCTTATATGACAGTGCCGAAAGACAATGGCAAGGATCAAATACGTCCTTAATGAACGTCGATTAGGTTTAATCGCAGCTGCCGGACCTCGATTCAACGTAGACCCCATCCACGTTCCATGGTCTGCATCACCCACGACCGATCCAGCAGGTGCGACTTTGGCTATCAGAGGTGAATCGCCTATCCCTCGCCATATCTTGCAATCCAAATCTAGATCTAAAGATCAAGCTTCACCTGCGTCAGAAGAGAGCTttgtagaagatgaggaagttgcgaaggaagaggtggaaagtAGGGATGAAGGTTTTGGAGGTGCGGAGGAAGCGAAGCAGTTTGATGAACAGAtcaaagtggatgaaagtggaaaagtggagaagaaagagtagGCCCACAGGATGTCTGTATGCATTCCTGTGTATGCCATGATAGGGGCTCATCAACAGAGGGAGTGTTGTATGAGTCGAGATAAATTGTCTTATAGGGAGGATCGAAGTCCATGGCCCGATGAAGATCATGCACCTGCTGCAGAGCTGATTCCAGTTCCGAGCGCCAAAGCCTCAGATCCGATCACCACAGCACTACCGATCCCACATACTGTCAAAGCCTTTGGGTCATTCTCAACGAAAGCATCATAGCACAAAAGCTGTATACATTGTAGACAGGAATCTTCCCAACTTGGcccatcgtcatcgtcctTCAATTCAACAACAGAGACTTATTAGCTTAGGTGACTTTGGGTTTGTTTTGCATGTTTTTCCCTGAGAAGTTCACTATTCTGTGTTCTGAGCTGTTCAagatctttcatcatcttcttgatatctACTTTGGTCTCACTACTGTCTCCATCTTTGGTGGTATGCTGACTGAGCTTAAGTTTCAGTCGGCCTACATCAGGTCTAAACtcaggatcgaagaagacatgAGTGTTGGGACATTGATTACATGATAAAACGGTATACCCCCGATCTTCCTCGAGCTTGAACCCTCTATTCCCAGTATCTGATACTTTGGACATGGCCTCGCTGATACTCCCAATTGCCGATTGGGCCCATTCACTGCTAGAGTCAGGCTTGGTATCCTTAGAGAGAGATGTGTCGATGTGGAAGCTGTATATTGGATATCCTTTTGCGTCTTTGAGTAAGACCGTCCTAGGATTATCGTCTGTTGATGGCTGAGTGTCCATCTTGTCTCTACGTGAGAGGTTCTtatggagaaggagattaaAGTTTTGTAAATGTAAGTAAGAAAGACCAGACGGAGATTTGACCTTTATACGCCTCCTCTGACAATTTCGACGATGGCAGAAGACCCTCTATCTCCTTTGACACTGCTCTCGTCAggtttcttcccttctgACACAAGTGTTACCCATCCCTTACACTTGCTGATACGGCGTCTGCCCCTGGGATAGAAGAAAAGGCAAGACAGAAGCCATTCTATGGCCGAATTTTAGGAATGGGATCAGCGAAAAAGCACCCTAAGAAGACTGCATCGTCTTCATGCCACAGCTTCATGAGGTGCtagaggaagttgatgggATGTCCGAAGGGATCAACTTCGAAACACATCCATAGAATTCACCATTTGCTATTGGCGGCATGGCGGTGCATTTTCCAATCTACCTCGAGATAAAGTACAGTGATGCCTAATTGTGACAGATGCATGTTGGCGTACAGTACAGTAAACTCGTAAATATAGCGATGCATTCAAGTATGAGCTGACCTTAGTTGTACGGCTACTAGAACATCCTCACAGTCCAGTCTGGGATGCGGCCGCTGCTGAGAGTCCACTGACGATGAAAGCAGTTAGACCTCCTACCACCACTGCACTACAGAGACTACACCCTGCTACAGCTTTTGGGTCCTTCCTGTTGAACGCGGCA
This window harbors:
- a CDS encoding mitochondrial 54S ribosomal protein uL29m, which encodes MSRLPRLTRFVRYLHTEGRQIDHQGPTVTPPTHGHIPSSVSTIEPPIPTPEVVDTSPFVESARPTHTSKGKIIPRRPARSIPVALPNGDPEPSSYPPPKEYYDNIDSNKRGKHPLWQFFHLPTPAKARIPPLQNKSPSDMGSLEILIRDDANLHSGRSWTAAELRQKSFQDLHTLWYVLLKERNVLATQREERRRLGIGHRVDGELLTKRAFRCRKTMARIKYVLNERRLGLIAAAGPRFNVDPIHVPWSASPTTDPAGATLAIRGESPIPRHILQSKSRSKDQASPASEESFVEDEEVAKEEVESRDEGFGGAEEAKQFDEQIKVDESGKVEKKE